The region CGTGCTTCCACGGAAGCCCCCTCCGTCTGCCGATCCGATCACCGCACCCTGCCACGGGGGCCGAGGCCGTGTCAGCGAGATGATCAGCCAGCTCCCGACCGGGCGCGGCGGGGAGGAACCGGTCTCAGGCGGCCGCCCGCATGCGTGGGCGACCGCGGGTGCGGACAGTTGTTCAGGATGGTGGGGTGTCGTCGGAGGGCCCCTGCTGGTTCTTGGGCTCGTCGCCGTCAGCTGCCGGAGGGTCGGTGACCGGCTCCTCGGTGCCGCCGGGGGCTGTGCCGCCGGCGGGATACACATCAGTGGGGGAGGAGCGGTCGTCCAGGGTGATGGTGACCTGCTGGCCGTGCGGGGTGAGGCCGGTCAGGCGGGCCTGGATCCTCTCGTACAGGGTGGCGGCCAGCTCCTGGTCGCCGTAACAGTGCCATTTCGCCAGCGGACAGCCGAAAACAGCCGCACCGGGAAAACGCCGCCCCAAGGCGGTCGCCCTGTCGGCCGCGCTGGCTCTCGCACGTCAGGAGACGTGGGCCGCGGCCCACAGCCAGTACGCGGCGCTGCCGACCCCGGACCGACCCGACGGCGCGATCATCGCGACCACCACTCCGGGCCTGTGGGAAGGGGAAGCGGTCCGCGTCCTGGACCTCAACGCCTGACAAATCACGATCACCGCAGCACGGGCGGGATGGCTCGTGGGGGCGGGGAGCGGCCAGGAGCGGCCCTTCGACGACGAAGGGGCGGTGGGTACGGGCGCGGTATCGTGGGGTTCCCTTATCTGCGGTTTTTTGTGATCTGGCGGGAGTACGCGTGCCTGAGGACCCCATCGCCCACAGCGAGCTCGCCGCTCTGACCCGGCGGTTCGAGGAGGTCGCGGAGAAGCACGATCGTGAGTTCGGGATCGTCAAATCCGACCTCACCGCGGTGCGGCTCCAGATCGGCAACCTGGATCAGAAGGTCGAGGCGCTCAGCGACAAGATCGACCGTAACCAGGCCCAGATCATTGAGCTGCTCACCCGGCTTGTGGGTCGGAACCCCGACGCTGGCTGATTCTGTTGCCGGGCCCGGCGCCCGGTCCTTTTTGTACGTGACGACGGCCCGGCCGGGCTCCTCCGGTCGGGCCGTCGTCACGTGCCGGGGCAGGGTCCGTAGACGAGGTGTTACTGGCCGCTCGCGTTCCGACGAGAGCGTCGGCGGTCTGCGTGGCCGGAGCCGGGCGGGCCGTTTCCCGGCACACCGGCTCCCTGAAGGCCCCTTGTCTTGTCCCTGATGCGCCAGCGCGTCGGTCAGTTCTGTGCGAGCAGGGTGCAACGGGCTTCGACCAGTGCGCGCCAGCGGGTGCGGGTGGTGTGCTTGCCCTCGAGCCATTGGGTGAGAGAGGCGTTGGTAAGGGGCAGACCAGCGGCGCGGCGGCGTGGTGGAAGGCGAGGGCGAGCTTCACGAACCGGTGGAGGAAGGGGAGCGGATCGGCCATCGCTACTGCTTCTGGCTGTTCGCCGCTTGAACTGGCGGCAGACTCAGCTCGAACCAGACGACCTTGCCGATCGAGAGCCGTGCGGCACCCCAATGCCTGGCCAGCTGGCTCACGACCGACAGGCCCCGGCCGACCTCGTCCATGTCCCGCGCCCGGCGCCGCCGGGGCAGCTGCGGGGAGTCGTCGATGACCTCGCAGTGCAGAATTTCGGTACGCAGCAGCCGCAGCGTTATTGGTCGCTCCGCGTAATGCACCGCATTGGTCACCACCTCGCTGACTAGCAGCTCCACCGTGTCGGACAGGTCGTCCAGGCCCCAGCGGCTCAGTGTCTGGCGGGCCAGCCTGCGGGCTTTCCTGGGGGCGGTTTCGTCCGGCTCCAGGTGCCCGTACGCGACATCGTTCGGCGCGATCCCGTCGAAGCGGGCCGCGAGCAGCGCGATGTCGTCGTCCCGGTCACCGGGGCCGAGCATGTCCAGAACGTCGTCGCAGAGTGCCTCCAGCGGCAGCGGGTGGTCCGGGCCATTCAGTCGGGCCGTGGCGGCAAGCCGTTCGCGCAGCAGCTCGATCCCGGTCCAGACGTCCCGCAACCGGGACTCCACCAGACCGTCCGTGTACAGCAGCAGCGTGGCCCCTGCGGGCGCGTCCAGCTCGACGGCCTCGAAGACGTGCCCGACCCCGATCGGGACACCGGTGGGTACCTGCAGCACCTCCGCACTGCCGTCCAGATGGAGAAGGACGGGCGGCGGATGCCCGGCGTTGGCGATGGTGATCCGGTGCGCGACCGGGTCGTACACCGCGTACAGACAGGTCGCCACCGCGTCCGGGCCGATTCGCTGGGCTTGTTCGTCGAGGAGCTGCAGGACCTCCTGCGGCAGCAGGTCGAGCCCGGCCAGGGTCTGCACGGTGGCACGGAGCTGCCCCATGATCGCCGCAGACGTCATGGAGTGCCCCATGACGTCGCCGACGACCAGGGCGACCCGGCTGCCGGGCAGCGGGATCGCGTCGTACCAGTCGCCGCCGACCCGGGCTGTCTCGGCGGCTGGCAGATAGATGGAGGCGAGCTTGACGCCAGTTTGCTGCGGCAGGGAGTTAGGCAGCATCAGGCGCTGGACCTTGTCGGCGAAATGCGCCTCCCGCCCGTACATCACGGCCTTGTCGATGCCGAGCGCGCTCTGGGTGGCGAGCTGGGCGGCGACCAGGAGGTCGTCGTCCGAGTCGAACGCCGGCCGCCCGGCTCCGCGCTCGAAGACCGCCGCGCCGACTACACGACGGCGGCCGCGCAGCGGGGCGAGGATCACCCGATGTCCGCTCGGTGTACTGCAACTGTCGCCCAAGAGTTCGGGCAGGGCGGCCTGGGCGACGGCTGAGTCGCCGAAGACGGGGCGCACACCACGCAGTACCTCGGCTAACGCGCTGCCGGAGGGTACTTCGCATAGCTCGGCCGGCGGGGCGGGTGCAGGCTGCGGGTCCAGCACCGGCAGCAGGGCACGGGCTGAGCCGTTGCTTTCCTCGACGGGCGGGCGCAGTTGGTCGCTGCGGCGCAGTCGCAGCACGAGGGGTTTCACGGGGCGCTCGTCGCCGACCGGCAGCGGGTCACGCAGGTAGACCACGATCTTGTCCGCAAACGTTGGTACCGCGGCCCGGCAGAGGCCAAGGACGATCTCATCGAGGTCCATTCCGCGGGAGATCCGCCGGGACGCGGCTCCGACGAACCGCATACGGTCTGACTGCCTTTTCAGAACCAGCCCGCTTCCCGGCTCTTCATCGCTGCTGGGAGGGTTGTTCGGGGTTGTTCCGAAGAACTCGCCACCCACGGTCACGCGAGGTCCATCAGGATCCAGGCCTAGCCACTCCGCGTCTGGCCCGGTGTCGCCAGGAGACTCACGCCACCCCAGCTCGTCGGCGATTTCCTCCACAGCCTCGTGCTCGCGGTCAAGCAGACCGCGGGCCGTCTGGAGCGCTTCATCCATCTGATCGAGCGCACCGTCTTCGTCAGAGCGGCCAGTGAACTGCTGAGGAAGGCGCACTTCCGGCCCCAGCGGGGGCGAGGCCTCCGGACTGCCCGCAGTCCGGAGGCCCTTGAGCTCGGCCTCCAAGACGAGAATCCGGCGGGCCGCCACGTCCGCCAGGGCCTGGGCCTTCGCTCGTTCGGTCTCCGCACGAGCGAGCTGGAGCTTCAGATCGCCTCGCTGCGCCGTGGCACGTCCGAGACGGTGGCGCACGGAACCGATACCCGTGGCATCCGGGTCCGGAGCACCATTCAGAGCGTCCAGGCGGCGCGTGAGTTCGGAGACCTGGGCCTGAGCCTGGCCCAGGAGGTTGAAGAGAACAGTTGCGACCTGCAGTGACTGGTTGCGTGCGCGCTCGCTGGCCTCGTAGGCCTGTCGCACACGGTTGAGTTCCTCCAGCGCGCTGAGGGTTCGTTCCTGGGCCTGGAAGAGCTCACGGGCGGATACTGCCGGTTCGCCATCGGAAGCAATCACGGTGGGGTGGGCTTGGGCGGCCTCCCATAAGAAGCGCGCCGGCTCCATGCGGCGAGTCGTCGCTGCTTGGGGTTCGTGCCGGAAACAGGAATCCGCGACTGCCTCGACCAGGTCCCATGCCAGGCCTTCACCTGCGAGCCGCTCGCGCAGCTTCCGCAGCGGAGGAACTGCTCCGTCGTGGAAGTGATCCGGGGTGAGCTGGGAGTGCAGCTCGGAAACGCTCAGAGCCGCTTCGTCCAGCCACGACCTGACGATGCCGACGAGGTCGTTGATCTCGGTGCAGCGCCCCTTGATCGCCCCCCATGGACGGCCCGGCCGATTTGCGCCAGTCACTCTTGACGTCCCTTCAGGGTTATCGCGAACAACCCTGTGTTGTCGGCAGAACAACATCCAACCCGCACGTGAACGCTCCTCGCAGGTGGATCCTCGAATTGCCCGAGCACAGGGCATTCCACAGATCCGCAGGCACGGCCTGCTCACGAGAGGCGACCGATCATGGAGATTCTCACCGACGCGCTGCCGGAGTTCCTGGGAGCTCTGGGCTCGGCCGGAGCCGTCGGGACCGTGATGTGGTGCTTCCGCACCTGGCGGCGGCGCGCACGAGGCCCAGCGAGGGGGCCAGCGTCCACCAGCCTCACGGAGTTCATCGGTGACCAGGCAGCGCCTGCGGACCAGCGCAATGCGACGGCCAGGCGCTACACCCTGCTCGGTACGTTGACAGAAGACGGCAGCCCGAAGCAGCTGACCAGCACGCGGTCGGCAGGGACGGTCATCGTGTGGCCGATGGGACACGGGCAGGAGCGTTTCGAGCTCACTGACGTGCAGCTCTACGACGGCACGTTTGCGGCCGAGCCGGCCACCCGATACGAGGCAGCTCGTTGAGATGACGTTGAAGGGGTGCAGCATTCAGACGGAGGCTGCACCCCTTCAACGTCTGTTCCGCGTGGCCGCGTGGCTCGCCGCCGGGAAGCGTGTGTGATTCATGCGCGATTGAATGCGTGAATCGATGCGCGATCGGGTACGATGCGTTTGGAGGTGACTTCTGTGTCCACTGAGAACGAGCTGTTCAGCGCCGTCGACGCACTGCTGGAGCAAGTCGCGCAGGACGACCTGCCGGACCCTGCGGAGCGCAAGCGTCTGCGCGAGGCGGCGGGCCTGAGCCAGGCGCAGATCGCCACGGCGCTGACCGCCCGCCGGGAAGCGGTCGGGAACTGGGAGACCGGGCGGACCGAGCCGCGGCCGCCGAAGCGCGCCGCCTACGCCCGACTGCTGGAGGGCCTCGCCGCCCGCTTCCCCGCCCCGGCCGCCGACGCGCCCGCCCCTGCCCCGGCCCCGGTGGTCCCGGAGGCATTCACCGGCCCGGCCCCGGAGCCGGCCCCTGCCGCGCCCGCCGCCGCTGTCCCGCCGTCCCGGCCGACGACCGAGGCGAGCAGCACCAGGCCGACGACGACGTCGCGGCGCCCGGGTGCGAAGAAGGCGGCGGCGAAGAAGACCACAGCTGCCGGCGCCGTCGACCCGCGCTTCGAGAACGGCCCGCTCGCGGTGATCGACGCCGACGCCGACGGGGAGGTGTCGGCGTACTGCGTCGGCGGCCTGGTCCTGGACGTGCCCGCCAAGTCGATCCCGTCTCTGGTCGACTGGACTCTGACCGAAGCCAGGCTCGGGCAGGCCCGGCTGCACCGCAACGGCCGCGACGCCGACCCGATCCTCGTCCTGACCGCAACCGCGCTGCACCGCTACGGCCTGCCCGCCGCCCTGTCGGAGGAGGAGCAGCGCCACGGACGGCTCGCGGACAGCCACAAGGTGGTCAAGCAGATCGCCAAGGCCGGTCTCCAGCTCACGCAGCGCGGCCTCGGCCCGTGGGCGCGTGTCTTCCGTGAGCCCGAGGGCTCCAGGCGCCGCTGCGTCCAGCTGTGCGTCCTGCCGTGGAACGCGCTGGACGCGCGGGAGTGGGACCGTAAGGACAACCCGGTCCTGCCGACGATGCATCCGGCCGACCTCGCCCGGTACCTCGGTCTGTACGCGGAGCGGGTGATGACGCCGCGCGGCACCACGGCGACGACCGGCCTGGAGCTGATGGTCGCGCTGCGCCCGCCGACCCGCGCGGAGAAGGACGAGGCCACCGGCGAGTTCAAGCGGGCCTTCAACGACGACGCGCTCACCCAGCTCTATCCCGTGGTGGAGTGCGAGGTTCCCGACGAACACCCGGTCCTGAAGGGGAAGTTTGCCCGGCACCACCTGCGTACCCCTGCCGAGATGCTGATGGAGGAGCCCTACGACTGGTGCCGGCCGCTGACCGATGACGAGTGCGTGAACCAGTTCCTGGTCGTCGTCGACCTCAACATGAGCTTTGCCGCGGCCGCGAACGGGCTCACGGTCGGGCTGAACGGGCCGACCCACCTGGAGAACAACCCGGCGTTCGACGCGTCGCTGCCCGGCTCGTGGCTGGTCGACCTGTCCCACGTCGACCTGTCCCGCGTCCGGATCAACGGGCGTACCGTCGACGGCTCCCGGCTGCCCTCCCCGTTCACGCCGAAGGGCGACCGCCCCGAGGGCCCGGCCTGGTACGCCACGCCCACCGTGCAGTACGCGGTGGAGCTGGGCTTCGACGTCGCGCCAATCGAGGCGTACGTGCGCACCCAGACCGGCCGCTACCTCGACTCCTGGTACAAGCGGCTGCGCGACGCCTACGTGGAGACGATGGCCGACATGGGCGTCACCACCGACCTCACCGGGAGCGAGTTCCTCGAGGCGATGGCGCGTCGCAAGCAGGTCGACCCGACGATGGCGCTGCTGGAGACCGCGATCAAGGCGACGGCGAAGGGCGCGATCGGCAAGCTGCGCCAGCGCTCCCGGGGCCAGGTGCCGTACTACGAGCCCTACCCGGCGCTGGAGCGGTGGACGTGGCGCCCCGACATCCGGGCCGCCGTGCTCGCGAACCAGCGGACCGGCCTGCACCGCAAGCTGATGAAGACGGCGGCCACCGCCGACCTGTACCCGGTCGCGATCGGCACCGACGCGATCGTCTACCCCTCGCCCGGCCCGTCGCCGCTGGACGTCCTGCCGCACACGCCCGAGGGCAAGCCGGCGCCGGGCACGTTCCGGCTCGGGGTCTCGCCCGGAATGGTCAAGCACCAGGGCGCCCAGACCGTCCTGTGGGCAGAGCAGCAGTTCGAAGAGCGCGGCGGCGTCTTCAACATCGCCAACCTCATCAAGACCGACCAGAGCGCCGGAGAAGGGGAGTAACCCATGGTCGACTCACTCGGGGACAGCCTGGACCGCGCGCTGGAGGGGGCGTTCACCCGCCGCATCCCGCAGAGCGCCCAGGCGCAGATGAAGTACCTCGTCAAGCAGCTCAAGGGCACCAAGGCCGCCGCCCAGGCGCTCGGGATCTCCCAGCGCACGGTGGAACGCTACGTCTCGGGCAAGCTCAAGCGGCCCCGCCAGGACCTGCGCGGCCGCCTGGAGCGCGAGGTCAAGAAGAGGTGGCAGCCGCAGATCCGCGCGAAGGCGAGGAAGAGGGCGGCGTCCGCGGACGGCCTGGTCGTCTCCACCCGCGCCCGGTTCGGGTTCACCGCGGAATCGGGCACGACCGACGACGCCCGGATCCGCGACATCACCCAGGCCCTGCCGCCTGAGTTCGCCGACCAGCTGTTCAACGCACGGGAGCAGGGCAAGACCGAGGACCAGCTCCGGCAGATCGCCGCCGACGGCCTCGCCCGGATGTACTTCCGCGCCAACAACAGCCGCGCCCAAGGGCTGGGCGTGGAGTTCACCGACGTGGAGCGGCTCAACATCGAGCTGTGATCACCCGCCCACGGCAGGGGCCCCGAACCGGCGTGAGGTTCGGGGCCCCTGCCAGATGCTGTCGCCGGGTCAGCCGACGGCGGCCTTCTCTTCGGCGAGTGTCTTCTTGGCCTGCTGGTAGTCCTCGTACGTTACGGCGTCCAGCGCCTCCATTCTGGCGAGCGTCTCCACCGTGTCGTCCTTCTTCATCGCGCTGTCGGTGAACTTCAGCAGCAGTTCCACCATCGCGTGGCTCTTCCAGTGCCGCAGTTCCGCCTCGTTCAGCAGCTCCGGGCCGCCGGTCATCATCAGGTCGACCAGCCGCTCCCGGGCCCGCCACTCCCGGCGCCGACGCCACCAGCCCCCGCCCGGCCGGTTCAGATCCCGCACCTTGCGGATCTGGTCCACCATGGCCCTGATCTGCGTCTCCTGCTCGGGCGTCCACGCCTTCCCAGCGCTGTCAGACAGCGCTTGGACGGCCTCTCGGGCGGCCTTGCTGTCGTCGCCCGGCCCGTCACTGCTCAGCTGCTCCACGGCCTTCCTGAGCGACGCTTCCGCCGCCGTGGTGTCGTCGTCTTCAGACACGCTCTCCCCTTCTCCTCGCAGAGGCGCGCGGTATGCCCGCCGCACCGCTCCCTGGGCAATTGGACGGTCGGCCTACTGGGGGTCCGGGTCCGACCCACCTGGCGCGGCCGCCGTACGACGGGAGCGCCGGCGGATGACGCCGGGCAGCTGGCGGGAGGCGGCGGCCGGGATGAAGAACAGCCCGGTCATGCCGAGCTGTCCTGTTGTGCCGTCCCTGTCTCAGCTCTGGGGGCAACGAGGCCATCGAAGTTGCCCATGGTGGTGACGTCATCGCACAGGCCAGCGGTGTCGGTGTCGACGGGGGTGAGAATGCCGTCGCTTCGGACGGTCCAGGCCACCAGCGGGTCCACGGTGAACGTGCCATCCTCGTTCTTGTACCGAGCGCTCCACCCACCACCGGGGATGGCGGCGACAACAAGGTGCCCACCTTCCGAGAGCCCGGTGAAGTTACGGCCGCTGTCCGCCGGGACGAGTCGACCACTGCGCTCATCAACGACGAGCGCCTGGCCCTCGTCGTCCCAGGCAATGACGGGCTTGCTCCTGTAGACCGTGCGGCCGTTTGCTTCCTGCTTGTAGTTCGCTTCATAGGGGTGTTGCGCTGGGATCACTACGTCTCCTGGGCAGGTTGGTACTGGTCTTGATGTGACCGTACGGCCGGAGCGGTCTGTCCGTCCCGGGGTTCGATCAGGTCAGACCGGCCGTACGACGCCACGTCGCCGGGGCGGGGCAGCTGCTGCCCGGCCTGGTAGCCGACCTGGACCAGGTGCACCGGCACCTCCACCGCGATCACCACCCACATCAAAACCCGCAGCCCCCGTAACGCGCCGCGCTCCTCGTCCATCCACATCAAGTCAGGGGGAACGTACTGACCGGGCGTCCTTGCCCACCAGGGCACCATCACCCGCAGGGATGATGATCAGCCGCCTTCGATGTGGTCGAAGCCGCGCAGCACGGGGTCCAACTCCTGCCCTGCGCCGCACAGGGAGCACAGTCGGGTACCGGGCTGCTCCGCGATGTCCAGCGCCCGCGCCAGAGGCAGCAGCGGCGCGTCCTGCGGGGCCTCGGCGCAGTCGACGGCGTGGAGCACGGCACGGCCGGGCCCGCGGCCGCCGCCCACCTTCTGCAACACCCAGCCCGAGGGCCGGCGGGGCCCAGCACCTCGCGCACCGACGACGGCGGCGGCAGCCGCTCGGTAGGCACGGCGTCGTAGGAGACGCCGTCGACCGGCCGTACATGCTCGGGGGCGCGCACCCACACCCGGTACTCCGCAGCCTCCACACCGCCGTCCACCTGGTGAAGAGGCCCTATTCGGACCGTGCGCTATTCCCCTGCCCGACGCTCGTTGGAGTGGTTGAGTCCAGGGTGTTCGAGACGCGAGGATCCGCCGATTTAGTCCAGCCTTCAGCCAGATAGCTGGTCTGGGCCTTGTGATGGCAGAGGCTCCGTCGTGATGACCCTTCGGAGACTTGGGAGGGCTGGACATCAGGTGAAGAAGGGGGAAAGGGCTGCGGTGATGGCGGCGGCGAGGGCGAGGACGGCGGCGAAGGTGCCAGCAGCCCGGGTGCAGGCTGTTGGCCAGGTGGCGCCGTCGATACGGGCCAGCATGCCGGCGCCGACGGCGGACAGCAGCGCGACGAGGAGAACGACAGCGATGCTGAGAAGGACAAGAGCGACGGTCACGGCAGACTTCCTGGACACGGTGGGGTGTTGACAGGGACCAAGTTCGCGGAACCGCTGTGCGCCATGGTTCACCTGAACGAAGATGAACACGGGCACACACGACCTGGAGGCCGTCACATGCACGACGAGCCGGACCGCCAACGGTCAGCACAGTCCGAGCTGCGCTCAAGACTGGATGAGGGGCGGGCCCTCGCCCGCTTGGATAAGACGCAACTCTTCAAGAGAGCGGGACTGGGGCGTACGACGGTGTCGAACGCGCTCTCCCCCAACAAGGGGGTGCCGTCGGTAGACACGGTGACGGTGCTGGCCGACGTGCTGAAGCTGCCGAGGGAAGAGCTGCTGGAGTTGCGGCGGATCGCGGCCGGGGAGACAGGCACCACGTCCGCCGACATGTCGGGGCCGGGCCGGCCGATCGGGCAGTGGGATCCGCACGAACTGGAAGTCCACCCCGCCGGACCCGGCAAGAGCCCGTCGAACACCGACGGCGTGCGGGCACTGCCGGGGTATGCGCGACGCGAGCACGACCAGGTGCTGGCCAACGCGGTCACCGCGGCCGCCACGGGCCGCAGCCAGATCGTGGTCCTGGTCGGGGCCTCCTCGACGGGTAAGACCCGGGCGTGCTGGGAGGCCGTGCAGCCGCTCGCCGAGAAGGGCTGGCGGCTATGGCATCCCTTCGATCCGACCCGCGCCGAAGCCGCACTTGAGGAGCTGCACCGGGTCGGGCCGCAGACGGTGGTGTGGCTGAACGAGGCACAGCACTACCTCGGCGACCGGAAGTTTGGCGAGCGGATCGCGGCCGCAGTGCGCCAGCTGCTGCTCGACGAGGAACGCGGCCCGGTCCTGGCCCTGGGCACGCTGTGGCCCGAGTACGCACACCACTACACCGCCCTGCCCAAACCGGGCGGAGACGATTCGTACAGCCTGGTGCGGGAACTGATGGCCGGACACATGGTGAGTGTCCCCGAAACGTTTGACACAGCGGCCCTGACCGCTGCTGCGGCTCTTGCCGAGCAGGGCGACGCCCTGCTGGCCGATGCGCTCACCCGCAGCCGGAACGGCGGCCGGATCACCCAGGATCTGGCCGGAGCTCCCGAGCTCCTGCGCCGCTACGAACAGCCCCGCCAGGCCGCCTCCCGCGCGCTTCTGGAGGCGGCGATGGACGCCCGCCGACTCGGTACGGGCCTCCACATCCCCCGGGCCTTCCTGACCGACGCCGCACGCGACTACCTCAGCGACCACGACTACGACCAGCTCACCGACGACTGGGCCGAACAGGCCTACGCCGAACTCGCCGAGCGGGTCCACGGCAAGCAAGAACCCCTGCGCCACACCACGCCCCGGCCCTCACAACGCCCGCCCACCCCCACCACCGACGCCGTCACCACACCGCCGCCCCCCGCGGGCCCGGTGTTCCTGCTCGCCGACTACCTCGAACAACACGGCCGCACCACCCGCCGCCACCTGTGCCCACCCGCATCCTTCTGGTATGCCGCACACACCCACCTCACCCACCCCGACGACCTGAACAACCTCGCCCAAGCAGCCACAGACCGGCATCGCCTGCAATGGAGTCACCACCTCCTCCAACGCGCCGCCGACCACGGCAACACCTACGCCCTGACCCACCTGGCCAAGAGGCGGGAGGAGGCCGGGGACCGGGACGGCGCCGAAACCCTCGCCCGGCAGGCCGCCGACCACGGCGACAGTGGTGCCCTACTCAGCCTGGCCGTGGGGCGGGAGCATGCCGGGGACCGGGACGGTGCCGAAGCCCTCTACCGGCAGGCCGCCGACCACGGCAACACCTACGCCCTGACCCACCTGGCCAAGAGGCGGGAGCATGCCGGGGACCGGGAGGGCGCCGAAGCCCTCTACCGGCAGGCCGCCGACCACGGCGACAGTGGTGCCCTACTCAGCCTGGCCGTGGGGCGGGAGCATGCCGGGGACCGGGACGGTGCCGAAACCCTCGCCCGGCAGGCCGCCGACCACGGCAACACCTACGCCCTGA is a window of Streptomyces sp. NBC_00654 DNA encoding:
- a CDS encoding helix-turn-helix transcriptional regulator, coding for MSTENELFSAVDALLEQVAQDDLPDPAERKRLREAAGLSQAQIATALTARREAVGNWETGRTEPRPPKRAAYARLLEGLAARFPAPAADAPAPAPAPVVPEAFTGPAPEPAPAAPAAAVPPSRPTTEASSTRPTTTSRRPGAKKAAAKKTTAAGAVDPRFENGPLAVIDADADGEVSAYCVGGLVLDVPAKSIPSLVDWTLTEARLGQARLHRNGRDADPILVLTATALHRYGLPAALSEEEQRHGRLADSHKVVKQIAKAGLQLTQRGLGPWARVFREPEGSRRRCVQLCVLPWNALDAREWDRKDNPVLPTMHPADLARYLGLYAERVMTPRGTTATTGLELMVALRPPTRAEKDEATGEFKRAFNDDALTQLYPVVECEVPDEHPVLKGKFARHHLRTPAEMLMEEPYDWCRPLTDDECVNQFLVVVDLNMSFAAAANGLTVGLNGPTHLENNPAFDASLPGSWLVDLSHVDLSRVRINGRTVDGSRLPSPFTPKGDRPEGPAWYATPTVQYAVELGFDVAPIEAYVRTQTGRYLDSWYKRLRDAYVETMADMGVTTDLTGSEFLEAMARRKQVDPTMALLETAIKATAKGAIGKLRQRSRGQVPYYEPYPALERWTWRPDIRAAVLANQRTGLHRKLMKTAATADLYPVAIGTDAIVYPSPGPSPLDVLPHTPEGKPAPGTFRLGVSPGMVKHQGAQTVLWAEQQFEERGGVFNIANLIKTDQSAGEGE
- a CDS encoding XRE family transcriptional regulator, with amino-acid sequence MVDSLGDSLDRALEGAFTRRIPQSAQAQMKYLVKQLKGTKAAAQALGISQRTVERYVSGKLKRPRQDLRGRLEREVKKRWQPQIRAKARKRAASADGLVVSTRARFGFTAESGTTDDARIRDITQALPPEFADQLFNAREQGKTEDQLRQIAADGLARMYFRANNSRAQGLGVEFTDVERLNIEL